One Clarias gariepinus isolate MV-2021 ecotype Netherlands chromosome 5, CGAR_prim_01v2, whole genome shotgun sequence genomic region harbors:
- the casq2 gene encoding calsequestrin-2, with protein MRTPWLVVLVFLSLAAFAWAKKGLEFPRYDGKDRVLDIDEKNYRKALKKYDMLCLLYHEPVPTNKELQKQFQMTELVLEVAAQVLQEKDIGFGMVDSEKDAKVAKKLGLHEEGSVYVFKAERVIEYDGLLSADILVEFLLDLLDDPVEIIDNALELQAFDRMEEDIRVIGYFKSLEAEYFLAFQEAAEQFHPFIKFFATFDKSVAKELTLKMNEVDFYEPFMEEPVTIPDKPHTEEELVAFITEHRRPTLRKLRPEDMFETWEDDLDGFHIVAFAEEEDPDGYEFLEILKEVARDNTHNPNLSMVWIDPDDFPLLLPYWEKTFKVDLFKPQIGIVNVTDADSVWMQIDSDDDLPSAEELEDWIEDVLSGKVNTEDDDDDDDDDDDDDDDDDDDDDDDDDDDDDDD; from the exons ATGAGGACACCATGGTTGGTAGTACTTGTGTTTTTGAGCTTGGCAGCCTTTGCCTGGGCCAAGAAGGGCCTGGAGTTCCCCCGCTATGATGGCAAGGACAGAGTGTTAGACATAGACGAGAAGAACTACCGCAAAGCATTGAAGAAATATGACATGCTCTGCCTGCTCTACCATGAACCAGTGCCGACCAACAAGGAGCTGCAGAAACAGTTCCAAATGACTGAGCTTGTGCtggag GTGGCTGCTCAGGTCTTGCAGGAAAAAGACATTGGATTCGGAATGGTTGATTCTGAGAAGGATGCCAAGGTCGCCAAGAAACTAG GTCTACATGAAGAAGGCAGCGTGTATGTTTTCAAGGCAGAGCGTGTAATTGAGTATGATGGACTACTCTCTGCAGACATCCTTGTGGAGTTCCTGCTGGAT CTGTTGGATGATCCGGTTGAGATCATTGACAATGCTTTGGAGCTGCAGGCTTTTGACCGCATGGAAGAGGATATCAGAGTAATCGGCTACTTCAAGAGTCTGGAGGCAGAGT ATTTTCTGGCTTTCCAGGAAGCTGCTGAACAGTTCCACccttttataaagttttttgcCACCTTTGATAAATCT GTAGCGAAAGAGCTGACTCTTAAGATGAATGAAGTAGACTTCTATGAGCCCTTCATGGAAGAACCAGTCACCATTCCAGACAAACCCCATACTGAAGAGGAACTTGTGGCTTTTATCACTGAGCACAGGAG ACCAACACTAAGAAAACTGAGACCTGAAGACATGTTTGAGACTTGG GAAGACGACCTGGATGGTTTTCATATTGTAGCCTTTGCAGAAGAGGAGGACCCAG ATGGTTATGAGTTCTTGGAGATTTTGAAAGAAGTTGCACGGGACAATACACATAATCCTAACTTGAGTATGGTCTGGATTGATCCTGATGACTTCCCTCTG ctTCTTCCATACTGGGAGAAGACATTTAAAGTCGACCTCTTCAAGCCTCAGATCGGAATAGTTAATGTGACAGAT GCTGACAGTGTGTGGATGCAGATAGATAGTGATGATGACTTGCCTTCTGCTGAGGAACTAGAGGACTGGATAGAGGATGTACTTTCCGGAAAGGTCAACacagaagatgatgatgatgatgatgacgatgacgacgatgatgatgacgatgatgacgatgatgatgacgatgatgatgatgatgatgatgatgatgattaa